From a region of the Nitrospira sp. genome:
- a CDS encoding 2-oxo acid dehydrogenase subunit E2, which produces MNVELPFLAEGVEGGDVVQLLVHEGDQVTEGQALIELETEKATVPVPAPAAGKVVRLLVRQGDHVKVGQALLELDGADHVAKPAENQEPERPAVPPISHPPPAVEASDVRPVERPKEPNASPSEAPVDMEQPTAVQAPSAPPSAGSSSSGSAVPASPSVRRLARELGVDLVQVKGSESGGRITAEDIKLFVRQRNSRGSAQAEKDRVLMTMYGHERRETLPSIRRTIAANMTQAWTTIPHVHQFQDADITDLMTLHKRYAPEFKKKGATLTLTSLVLKAVVHALKQYPQLNASLDLTNGEVIFKDYYNIGVAVDTPAGLIVPVIHHADQKDLLQLSLELADLAERTRKREVKLEELRGATFTVSNMGGIGAGPFTPIIYPPQVGILGLGRARMTPVYRDGQFVPRRVLQLCVAYDHRLVDGTVGARFTNEIVKVLEDFQAMFLGL; this is translated from the coding sequence ATGAATGTGGAACTACCGTTTCTTGCGGAAGGCGTCGAAGGCGGTGACGTCGTCCAGCTCTTGGTGCACGAGGGCGATCAAGTGACCGAAGGACAAGCGCTGATCGAGCTCGAGACCGAAAAAGCGACAGTGCCGGTGCCGGCACCGGCAGCCGGGAAAGTGGTTCGTCTGCTTGTCCGGCAGGGTGATCACGTGAAGGTCGGACAAGCGCTTCTTGAACTCGACGGTGCAGATCACGTAGCGAAACCGGCCGAGAATCAGGAGCCGGAAAGACCGGCCGTCCCCCCTATTTCCCACCCGCCGCCAGCCGTCGAAGCGTCGGATGTGAGACCCGTCGAGCGACCGAAAGAGCCGAACGCCTCGCCGTCCGAAGCGCCGGTGGACATGGAGCAGCCGACCGCAGTGCAGGCTCCATCCGCACCACCATCGGCGGGTTCGTCGTCCAGCGGCTCCGCAGTTCCTGCATCCCCGTCAGTACGCCGGCTCGCACGCGAATTGGGAGTGGATCTCGTACAGGTAAAAGGCTCCGAAAGCGGAGGCCGGATCACCGCCGAAGACATCAAATTGTTCGTACGGCAACGAAACAGCCGTGGCAGCGCACAAGCTGAAAAAGACCGTGTCCTCATGACGATGTACGGACATGAGCGCCGAGAAACACTGCCGTCAATCCGGCGTACGATTGCGGCCAACATGACACAAGCCTGGACGACCATCCCACATGTCCATCAATTTCAGGATGCCGACATTACGGATCTGATGACGCTCCATAAACGATACGCGCCCGAATTCAAGAAGAAGGGCGCCACACTCACGCTGACCAGCCTCGTCCTCAAAGCGGTGGTCCATGCGCTCAAGCAATATCCGCAATTGAATGCGTCGCTCGACCTCACGAATGGTGAAGTGATTTTCAAGGATTACTACAATATCGGCGTAGCAGTGGATACACCGGCAGGGTTGATTGTACCGGTGATACACCACGCGGATCAGAAAGATCTTCTGCAACTCTCCCTTGAACTTGCCGATCTTGCCGAGCGCACCCGCAAACGTGAAGTGAAACTGGAAGAGCTGCGCGGCGCAACCTTCACAGTGAGCAACATGGGCGGGATCGGCGCCGGTCCGTTCACGCCCATCATTTATCCGCCTCAGGTCGGTATTTTAGGCCTGGGCCGGGCCCGCATGACGCCCGTGTATCGTGACGGCCAATTCGTACCGCGCCGGGTCCTGCAACTGTGCGTGGCCTACGACCACCGGCTGGTGGATGGAACCGTCGGTGCGCGCTTTACCAACGAGATCGTCAAAGTGCTGGAAGACTTTCAAGCGATGTTCCTCGGGCTTTAG
- the aceE gene encoding pyruvate dehydrogenase (acetyl-transferring), homodimeric type has protein sequence MSDDDRIPRPQVDTDPQETREWLDSLDYVLEQHGVERATYLFERLRDRLGERGAQVSAAVNTPYINTIPASQEPPYPGKLELERRLRSVIRWNAMAMVVKANKERPGIGGHISTYASAATLYEVAFHHFLHGKDAPQGGDIVYFQGHAVPGIYARSFVEGRLSEEALLRFRTEVTAGGRGLSSYPHPWLMPDYWEIPTVSMGLAPIMSIYQARFNRYLQDRGLKDTSLKRVWAFIGDGETDEPESLGALTLASRERLDNLIWVVNCNLQRLDGPVRGNGKIIQELEAIFRGAGWHVIKVIWGSSWDPLLAQDDEGLLVKRMGEVVDGWYQKYTVEGGAFARKHFFGEDPRLLKMVESYSDEQIHKMLRGGHDPRKLYAAYKAAVEHRDQPTVILAKTIKGYGLGEAGEGRNITHQQKKMNERELREFRTRFSVPVPDEQLTAMPFYRPPAGSPEAAYLVERIKAMGGSIPERRVKVESLDTPELEQFKEFLEGSGERSVSTTMGFARMLGRLLGIKGFGQHLVPIIPDEARTFGLEALFRQYGIYSHIGQLYEPVDKSSLLYYLEATDGQILEEGITEAGAMSSYIAAGTSYATHGVNTIPFYIFYSMFGFQRVGDLIWAASDMRTRGFLLGATAGRTTLEGEGLQHQDGHSHLFAGAYPTIASYDPAFMFELAVILQDGMKRMYRDQEECSYYITLYNESYKMPAMPAGAEEGIREGMYRFRPAPERAKHRTHLLASGALVNETSRAQDLLLRYGVAADLWSVTSYNTLRTRAMEAERWNMLHPQESPRMSYLHKTAQALDGPCVAVSDYVRMVPQQIAPWIPGGLLVLGTDGFGRSDSRKALRRFFEIDAEHVTVATLYALFRRKIIDAHLVTQAARDLGVSADEEAPWRR, from the coding sequence ATGAGCGACGACGACCGCATACCTCGACCGCAAGTCGACACCGATCCCCAGGAAACGCGAGAGTGGCTGGACTCCCTCGACTACGTGCTCGAGCAGCACGGCGTCGAGCGGGCAACATATCTCTTCGAACGACTCCGTGACCGGCTGGGCGAACGGGGTGCGCAGGTTTCCGCCGCGGTCAACACGCCGTACATCAATACGATCCCCGCATCGCAGGAGCCACCCTACCCGGGCAAGCTCGAACTCGAACGCCGCCTCCGCAGTGTGATTCGTTGGAATGCGATGGCCATGGTCGTGAAGGCCAACAAGGAGCGACCGGGGATCGGCGGACACATTTCCACTTATGCGTCGGCCGCGACCCTATACGAGGTCGCCTTTCATCATTTTCTGCACGGCAAAGACGCGCCCCAGGGTGGGGACATCGTCTACTTCCAAGGCCACGCCGTGCCCGGCATCTACGCGCGCAGCTTCGTCGAGGGCCGCCTCTCTGAGGAAGCACTGCTCCGCTTCCGAACCGAAGTGACCGCAGGGGGACGAGGCTTATCCTCGTATCCGCATCCCTGGCTCATGCCGGACTACTGGGAAATTCCAACCGTGTCGATGGGCTTGGCGCCGATCATGTCGATCTACCAAGCGCGCTTCAACCGCTACCTGCAAGACCGCGGCCTGAAGGACACAAGCCTGAAGCGTGTGTGGGCCTTCATCGGTGACGGCGAGACCGACGAACCGGAAAGTCTCGGTGCCCTCACCCTTGCGTCACGCGAGCGTCTCGACAATCTTATTTGGGTGGTGAACTGCAATCTCCAGCGTCTCGACGGCCCGGTGCGCGGCAACGGCAAGATCATTCAAGAACTGGAAGCGATCTTCCGCGGCGCGGGCTGGCATGTGATCAAAGTCATCTGGGGCAGCAGCTGGGACCCGTTGTTGGCGCAGGATGATGAAGGCCTCCTGGTGAAGCGCATGGGAGAAGTCGTAGACGGATGGTACCAAAAATACACCGTCGAAGGCGGCGCCTTCGCACGCAAGCATTTTTTCGGCGAGGACCCTCGGCTGCTTAAGATGGTGGAGAGCTATTCTGACGAACAAATTCATAAGATGCTGCGGGGCGGTCACGATCCGCGGAAACTCTACGCGGCCTACAAGGCCGCGGTGGAGCACCGCGACCAACCGACAGTCATCCTGGCCAAGACGATTAAGGGCTACGGCCTGGGTGAAGCGGGCGAAGGGCGCAACATCACTCATCAACAGAAGAAGATGAACGAGCGGGAACTGCGCGAGTTCCGAACAAGGTTCAGCGTCCCGGTTCCCGACGAGCAACTGACTGCGATGCCGTTCTACCGGCCTCCGGCCGGAAGTCCCGAGGCGGCCTATCTCGTCGAGCGGATCAAGGCGATGGGTGGTTCCATCCCTGAGCGGAGGGTGAAGGTCGAGTCCCTCGACACACCCGAACTCGAGCAGTTCAAGGAGTTCCTCGAAGGATCGGGTGAGCGTTCAGTCTCCACCACGATGGGGTTCGCCCGCATGCTGGGCCGTTTACTCGGCATCAAGGGGTTCGGACAACACCTCGTACCGATCATTCCCGATGAGGCGCGCACGTTCGGACTCGAAGCGCTCTTCAGACAATACGGTATCTATTCACACATCGGGCAACTCTATGAGCCGGTCGACAAGAGCTCCCTCCTCTATTACCTCGAGGCGACCGACGGGCAAATACTTGAGGAAGGCATCACCGAAGCGGGCGCGATGTCCTCCTACATCGCCGCGGGAACTTCCTACGCGACGCATGGGGTGAACACGATTCCCTTCTACATTTTCTATTCGATGTTCGGCTTTCAACGGGTCGGCGATTTAATATGGGCCGCCTCCGACATGCGCACCCGCGGCTTTCTGCTGGGTGCCACGGCGGGCCGCACGACATTGGAGGGCGAGGGCCTGCAACATCAGGACGGGCACAGCCACCTCTTCGCCGGCGCCTATCCGACGATCGCTTCCTACGACCCGGCCTTTATGTTTGAGCTTGCGGTCATTCTCCAGGACGGCATGAAGCGCATGTACCGGGACCAGGAGGAATGCTCCTACTACATCACTCTCTATAACGAATCCTATAAGATGCCCGCCATGCCGGCTGGCGCAGAAGAAGGGATTCGCGAAGGCATGTACCGCTTCCGTCCGGCACCCGAGCGTGCGAAACACCGGACGCATTTGTTGGCCAGCGGCGCGCTGGTCAACGAAACGTCACGGGCGCAAGATCTTCTTCTGCGATACGGTGTAGCCGCTGATCTGTGGAGCGTAACGAGTTACAACACGTTGCGCACTCGTGCGATGGAGGCTGAGCGCTGGAACATGCTGCATCCGCAAGAGTCACCGCGCATGAGTTATCTCCACAAGACGGCGCAGGCACTCGACGGCCCTTGTGTGGCCGTGAGCGACTATGTGCGCATGGTACCCCAACAAATTGCACCCTGGATTCCCGGAGGCCTGCTCGTCTTGGGTACAGACGGCTTTGGCCGGAGCGACAGCCGCAAAGCGTTGCGCCGGTTCTTCGAAATCGACGCCGAGCATGTGACCGTGGCGACGCTCTATGCCTTGTTTCGTCGGAAAATCATCGATGCGCACCTAGTCACGCAGGCAGCGCGGGATCTTGGAGTCTCAGCTGATGAAGAAGCTCCCTGGCGCCGGTAA
- a CDS encoding glutamine synthetase produces MDTNITAELKSFLEIPYDELEEMNLKAADRAKKASARELEREYTAWLKKEKHIKAVTLCFSDIEGRLHMLDYDKKFLLESLGNLTFDGSSIRGFTPQHESDLRLAVDWSSIRYLPADVIGAGKVIFFASVLNSDRTPYRSDFRGMLKSYTENLKKKGITAYAASEIEGFLVEGQNAEQRYRENGFKLISTGGYYHSLPMDTLRQFIDKSAEAQRALGFKNEKDHPEVAPSQFEMNFSYADVVRAADHVQLYKLICRQVARSMGHTATFLPKPFVGINGSGMHTNFSLSKNGKNIFYDAKGKDGLSDVAWDFILKLLNHAPEICLVFNSSVNAYRRLDPHFEAPNQVKVSAIDRGSMIRIPMANEKTARIELRSVAPDANPYLVLYTMLKTGFEGERLEKEQTAGDRARFLPSNINDAIALFNESKFITDILGEDSKQKYSSFKQLVADRSPKELGTIVKASEVLFHHEVTNQMLWNQF; encoded by the coding sequence ATGGATACAAATATCACCGCGGAGCTTAAGAGTTTTCTCGAGATCCCGTATGACGAGCTCGAAGAAATGAATCTCAAGGCGGCCGATCGCGCCAAGAAGGCCAGCGCAAGAGAGCTCGAGCGGGAATATACGGCCTGGCTCAAAAAGGAGAAGCACATCAAGGCCGTGACGTTGTGTTTCTCAGACATCGAGGGGCGTCTCCACATGCTCGACTACGACAAGAAGTTCTTACTGGAGTCGTTGGGCAATCTTACCTTTGACGGGTCGTCCATTCGCGGGTTTACGCCACAACATGAGTCGGACCTCCGTCTTGCCGTCGACTGGTCATCCATCCGCTACCTTCCGGCCGATGTGATTGGAGCCGGGAAGGTGATCTTCTTTGCGTCTGTATTGAACAGCGATCGGACGCCGTATCGCAGTGACTTCCGCGGTATGCTGAAATCGTACACGGAGAATCTCAAGAAGAAGGGCATTACGGCATATGCTGCCAGTGAAATAGAAGGCTTTCTTGTGGAAGGGCAGAACGCCGAACAACGGTACCGCGAGAATGGGTTCAAACTTATCTCAACGGGTGGGTACTATCACTCGCTCCCGATGGACACGCTCCGCCAGTTTATTGATAAGTCGGCGGAGGCGCAGCGCGCACTGGGCTTCAAGAACGAAAAAGATCATCCGGAGGTCGCGCCGTCACAGTTCGAGATGAACTTTTCCTATGCCGACGTTGTTCGCGCGGCAGATCACGTGCAGCTCTACAAGTTGATCTGCCGCCAAGTGGCTCGATCCATGGGGCACACAGCCACGTTCCTTCCGAAACCATTCGTCGGGATCAATGGGTCCGGCATGCACACCAACTTTTCCTTGAGCAAGAACGGCAAGAATATCTTCTACGACGCGAAGGGGAAGGATGGGCTGTCCGATGTGGCATGGGACTTCATTCTCAAACTCTTGAACCATGCACCGGAGATCTGCCTCGTGTTTAACTCGTCGGTCAATGCGTATCGCCGTCTCGATCCGCACTTTGAAGCACCGAACCAGGTCAAGGTTTCAGCGATCGACCGTGGCTCCATGATCCGCATTCCAATGGCCAATGAAAAAACGGCGCGCATCGAACTGCGTTCGGTCGCTCCCGATGCGAACCCCTACCTTGTACTGTACACGATGCTTAAGACCGGTTTCGAAGGAGAGCGCTTGGAAAAGGAACAGACAGCCGGCGACCGCGCTCGATTCCTTCCGAGTAATATCAATGACGCGATCGCGCTCTTTAATGAGTCGAAATTTATCACCGATATCCTCGGCGAGGATAGCAAGCAGAAATATTCTAGCTTCAAGCAGCTAGTGGCGGATCGTTCTCCGAAAGAACTTGGCACAATTGTGAAGGCTTCGGAAGTTCTCTTTCACCACGAAGTCACAAATCAAATGCTCTGGAATCAGTTCTAG